From one Nitrospirota bacterium genomic stretch:
- a CDS encoding pyridoxamine 5'-phosphate oxidase family protein, with the protein MRQAKKEITDSHQVIQLLNTCHVGRLGTIGRDGYPMVKPLNFAYHEGRIFFHSAREGEKIDDIKRDDRVCFEADLPVALVKSRGIPCRAEYLYRSVIVKGRARIVEDEAGRLFGLRLLMEKYQPEGGYGEFPDDKMKLTAIVRIDIEEMAGKEDLGKDVMREAALAALADGVHLPITLEMI; encoded by the coding sequence ATGCGCCAGGCGAAAAAAGAGATCACGGACAGTCACCAGGTCATCCAGCTGCTGAACACCTGCCACGTCGGCAGGCTCGGCACGATCGGGAGGGACGGTTACCCCATGGTGAAGCCTCTGAACTTCGCGTACCATGAGGGCCGGATCTTCTTTCATTCAGCCCGGGAAGGCGAGAAGATCGACGACATCAAACGGGACGACCGCGTCTGCTTCGAGGCTGATCTGCCGGTCGCGCTCGTGAAAAGCCGGGGCATTCCGTGCAGGGCCGAGTATCTCTATCGGAGCGTGATCGTGAAAGGCCGGGCGCGCATCGTGGAGGACGAGGCAGGGCGCCTGTTCGGCCTCAGGTTGCTCATGGAGAAGTATCAGCCCGAGGGCGGCTACGGGGAGTTTCCCGATGATAAAATGAAGCTCACTGCTATCGTCAGGATCGACATCGAGGAGATGGCAGGGAAAGAGGACCTCGGGAAGGACGTGATGCGGGAGGCTGCGCTCGCGGCACTCGCGGACGGAGTGCACCTGCCAATAACGCTGGAGAT